Proteins encoded within one genomic window of Nonomuraea gerenzanensis:
- a CDS encoding PIG-L family deacetylase — translation MDRQLTLMVVHAHPDDECLSTGGLLARYTEEGIRTVLVTCTNGEQGDGEGGVKPGEPGHDDEAVAQRRLGELRESVAHLGIDHLELLGYRDSGMDGWETNAHPDAFANVPVEAAADRLAALMEHYRPQVVITYDETGGGGYGHPDHVQTHRVTVAATERTGIPDKLYYTAIPRAAIKRMFELMREHGVDLGDFTPSDDFGTPDERVTSVVDVSAYVERKLKALRAHESQGENIFLLRMPEEAQQQAFSHEAFERVMSKVDAPKHEEDLFAGLRDT, via the coding sequence ATGGATCGGCAACTCACCCTGATGGTCGTGCACGCCCACCCCGACGACGAATGTCTCAGCACCGGCGGCCTCCTCGCCCGCTACACCGAGGAGGGCATCCGCACGGTCCTGGTCACCTGCACCAACGGCGAGCAGGGCGACGGCGAGGGCGGCGTCAAGCCCGGCGAGCCCGGTCACGACGACGAGGCGGTGGCCCAGCGGCGGCTCGGCGAGCTGCGCGAGTCGGTCGCCCACCTGGGCATCGACCATCTGGAGCTGCTCGGCTACCGCGACTCCGGCATGGACGGCTGGGAGACCAACGCCCACCCCGACGCGTTCGCCAACGTGCCCGTCGAGGCGGCGGCCGACCGGCTGGCCGCACTGATGGAGCACTACCGGCCGCAGGTCGTGATCACCTACGACGAGACGGGCGGCGGCGGTTACGGCCACCCCGACCACGTGCAGACCCACCGCGTCACGGTCGCCGCCACCGAGCGCACCGGCATCCCCGACAAGCTCTACTACACGGCCATCCCCCGGGCGGCGATCAAGCGGATGTTCGAGCTGATGCGCGAGCACGGCGTCGACCTCGGTGACTTCACGCCCTCCGACGACTTCGGCACCCCCGACGAGCGGGTGACCTCCGTCGTGGACGTGTCCGCCTACGTGGAGCGCAAGCTCAAGGCGTTGCGGGCGCACGAGAGCCAGGGGGAGAACATCTTCCTGCTGCGCATGCCGGAGGAGGCGCAGCAGCAGGCGTTCTCGCATGAGGCGTTCGAGCGGGTGATGAGCAAGGTGGACGCGCCGAAGCACGAGGAGGATCTCTTCGCGGGGCTGCGCGACACCTGA
- a CDS encoding tetratricopeptide repeat protein has protein sequence MSHDQHGLAMTGASAAAVRHYDRAIDELLHFRAEVDAEANAALAESPDFAMGNVLAAYLGLLTTEVEDARTARARFGAFLRRIDQGALLPRERAHVAAVRALLGGDFLTCGALLAEITAEHPRDALALAAGHQIDFFTGDARMLRDRIGGALTAWREDDPHLGHVLGMYAFGLEEAGHYDRSEEVGLRAVELNPRDVWGIHAVVHTYEMQGRFGDGLRYLDARVPDWSSGTFFNVHNWWHYCLYALETGDVRRVLAVYDAVLADGQACMELLDAAALLWRLHLEGSDQHERWRALADAWPARVAEPFYAFNDMHAVMSYVGAGRIGEAEKLIAGREAYVAEPHPGITNHDMTLRVGLPVCRAIVAFGRGDYGGVVELLHPIRHRVNEFGGSHAQRDAVQRTLLEAALRAGRRELARVLVSERIGVRPCSPYNWLKQAALAEALGDGAAAAVARDRAGELARSGIVGAAR, from the coding sequence GTGAGCCACGATCAGCACGGCCTCGCGATGACGGGCGCGAGTGCCGCGGCGGTGCGGCACTACGACCGCGCGATCGACGAGTTGCTGCACTTCAGGGCCGAGGTGGACGCCGAGGCGAACGCCGCGCTGGCCGAGTCGCCCGACTTCGCGATGGGCAACGTCCTGGCGGCGTACCTGGGCCTGCTGACCACGGAGGTCGAGGACGCGCGCACGGCGCGGGCGCGGTTCGGCGCGTTCCTGCGCAGGATCGACCAGGGCGCGCTGCTCCCGCGCGAGCGGGCCCACGTCGCGGCCGTGCGGGCGCTGCTCGGCGGCGACTTCCTGACCTGCGGGGCGCTGCTCGCCGAGATCACGGCCGAGCACCCGCGCGACGCGCTGGCGCTGGCCGCCGGGCACCAGATCGACTTCTTCACCGGCGACGCGCGCATGCTGCGCGACCGGATCGGCGGCGCGCTGACCGCCTGGCGCGAGGACGACCCGCATCTCGGGCACGTGCTCGGCATGTACGCCTTCGGTCTGGAGGAGGCGGGCCACTACGACCGTTCGGAGGAGGTCGGGCTGCGGGCGGTGGAGCTGAACCCGCGCGACGTGTGGGGCATCCACGCGGTCGTGCACACCTACGAGATGCAGGGCCGCTTCGGCGACGGGCTGCGCTACCTCGACGCGCGGGTGCCCGACTGGTCGTCGGGGACGTTCTTCAACGTGCACAACTGGTGGCACTACTGCCTGTACGCGCTGGAGACCGGCGACGTGCGGCGCGTGCTGGCCGTCTACGACGCGGTGCTGGCCGACGGGCAGGCGTGCATGGAGCTGCTCGACGCGGCGGCGCTGCTGTGGCGGCTCCACCTGGAGGGCTCCGACCAGCACGAACGCTGGCGGGCGCTGGCCGACGCGTGGCCGGCGCGGGTGGCGGAGCCGTTCTACGCCTTCAACGACATGCACGCCGTGATGTCCTACGTCGGCGCGGGGCGGATCGGGGAGGCGGAGAAGCTCATCGCGGGACGGGAGGCGTACGTGGCCGAGCCGCACCCCGGGATCACCAACCACGACATGACGCTCAGGGTGGGGCTGCCGGTGTGCCGGGCGATCGTGGCGTTCGGGCGGGGCGACTACGGCGGCGTGGTGGAGCTGCTGCATCCGATCAGGCACCGGGTCAACGAGTTCGGCGGCAGCCACGCGCAGCGCGACGCCGTGCAGCGCACGCTGCTGGAGGCCGCGCTGCGGGCCGGGCGGCGGGAGCTGGCCAGGGTGCTGGTGAGCGAGCGGATCGGCGTACGGCCGTGCAGCCCGTACAACTGGCTCAAGCAGGCGGCGCTGGCCGAGGCGCTGGGCGACGGGGCGGCGGCGGCCGTGGCCCGCGACCGCGCGGGCGAGCTGGCCCGCTCCGGAATTGTCGGAGCCGCCCGGTAG
- a CDS encoding PQQ-dependent sugar dehydrogenase: MRARVVPALILTLLTILLALGVGVHPARAQVVGGFDFARAEVSVTGLQVPWALAFLPDGSALASERNTGRVMQVRPGQAPVQVATVSGVSASGESGLLGLAVSPSYAQDGWVYAYFTSTSGDNRLVRFQLSAPQTQTVIFSGVPSATVHDGGRIAFGPDGMLYVATGDAGNTANAQNLDSPAGKILRMTPTGGVPSGNPFANSRVWSYGHRNVQGLAWDGQGRMYATEFGQNTFDEVNQIVAGGNYGWPTCEGTCSNPSFRNPILTWTTAEASPSGLAYANNTLFAAALRGQRLWAVPLTASGGAGTPVAELQGTYGRLRAVAAGPDGWLWIGTSNRDGRGTPVAQDDRIIRVPPSSTGTDTAPPTAPGLPAASGTTATSTTLTWAASTDNVGVTGYDILRAPGASGGSFTQAGTSAATTFTDTGLTAATTYRYQVRARDAAGNLSPVSGTVTVTTTTGGTPGGCTATATTQTQWGTGYVIQPVTVTNTGTSARNGWTVTFTLPAGHAVTGSWNAALTVSGQTVTARNAAHNGTLTAGQSTTFGFQATRPSGNTQLPSGYACAGP, from the coding sequence ATGCGCGCCCGTGTCGTCCCGGCCCTGATCCTGACCCTGCTCACCATCCTGCTCGCCCTCGGCGTCGGCGTCCACCCGGCGCGGGCCCAGGTGGTGGGCGGGTTCGACTTCGCCAGGGCGGAGGTGTCCGTCACGGGCCTGCAGGTGCCGTGGGCGCTGGCGTTCCTGCCGGACGGCAGCGCGCTGGCCTCGGAGCGCAACACCGGCCGGGTCATGCAGGTCCGCCCCGGCCAGGCGCCCGTCCAGGTGGCCACGGTGAGCGGGGTCAGCGCCTCGGGTGAGAGCGGGCTGCTGGGGCTGGCGGTCTCTCCGTCGTACGCGCAGGACGGGTGGGTGTACGCGTACTTCACCAGCACGAGCGGCGACAACCGGCTGGTGAGGTTCCAGCTCAGCGCCCCGCAGACGCAGACGGTGATCTTCTCAGGGGTGCCGAGCGCGACCGTCCACGACGGCGGCAGGATCGCGTTCGGCCCTGACGGCATGCTGTACGTGGCCACCGGCGACGCCGGCAACACCGCCAACGCCCAGAACCTCGACAGCCCCGCAGGCAAGATCCTGCGCATGACGCCCACGGGCGGCGTCCCGTCGGGCAACCCGTTCGCGAACTCCCGGGTCTGGAGTTACGGCCACCGCAACGTGCAGGGCCTGGCCTGGGACGGGCAGGGCAGGATGTACGCCACCGAGTTCGGTCAGAACACCTTCGACGAGGTCAACCAGATCGTCGCGGGCGGCAACTACGGCTGGCCCACCTGCGAGGGCACCTGCTCCAACCCCTCCTTCCGCAACCCGATCCTCACCTGGACCACGGCCGAGGCCTCGCCCAGCGGCCTGGCGTACGCGAACAACACGCTGTTCGCGGCGGCGCTGCGCGGGCAGCGGCTGTGGGCGGTGCCGCTGACGGCGAGCGGCGGTGCGGGCACGCCGGTGGCCGAGCTGCAGGGGACGTACGGGCGGCTGCGCGCGGTGGCGGCCGGCCCCGACGGCTGGCTCTGGATCGGCACCAGCAACCGCGACGGCCGCGGCACCCCGGTGGCGCAGGACGACCGCATCATCCGCGTCCCGCCGTCCTCCACCGGCACCGACACCGCCCCGCCGACCGCGCCCGGCCTGCCGGCCGCCTCCGGCACGACCGCCACCTCGACCACCCTGACCTGGGCCGCCTCGACCGACAACGTGGGCGTCACCGGCTACGACATCCTGCGCGCGCCGGGCGCGTCCGGCGGCTCCTTCACGCAGGCGGGCACGTCGGCGGCCACCACGTTCACCGACACGGGCCTGACGGCGGCCACCACCTACCGCTACCAGGTGCGCGCCCGCGACGCGGCCGGCAACCTCTCCCCCGTGTCCGGCACGGTCACGGTCACCACCACGACCGGCGGCACGCCGGGCGGCTGCACGGCCACGGCGACCACGCAGACGCAGTGGGGCACCGGCTACGTGATCCAGCCGGTCACCGTCACCAACACGGGCACCTCGGCCAGGAACGGCTGGACGGTGACGTTCACGCTGCCCGCCGGGCACGCGGTCACCGGCTCGTGGAACGCGGCGCTGACCGTCTCCGGCCAGACCGTCACGGCCAGGAACGCGGCGCACAACGGCACGCTGACCGCGGGCCAGAGCACCACGTTCGGTTTCCAGGCCACCCGGCCGAGCGGCAACACCCAGCTCCCGTCCGGCTACGCCTGCGCCGGCCCCTGA
- a CDS encoding glycerophosphodiester phosphodiesterase, translating into MKMRRLLASMLTTALVGGTVTVVLTQTPTATAERRAQAPIVIAHRGASAHRPEHTLLSYEAAIAMGADYIEPDLVSTKDHVLVARHENEISGTTDVAARPEFAGRRTTKTVDGRPITGWFTEDFTLAELKTLRAKERVPDLRPDNTAFDGLAEIPTFEEVVKLALAHGVGVYPETKHPTYFDSIGLSLEEPLLDVLNRYRVRKAYIQSFETANLRDLRGRTRLPLIQLITFGGAPYDWVAAGSTRTYDDMVRPEGLREVATYASGIGVDTRRIVPVDASGATTAPTTLVADAHRRRLDVHVWTIRNENSQLPADYRLGNPASPVYPRATGNVMGWLSRLLELGIDGAFCDDPSMGRAVMSERSA; encoded by the coding sequence ATGAAGATGCGCAGGTTACTCGCGAGCATGCTGACCACGGCCCTGGTCGGCGGTACGGTCACCGTCGTGCTGACCCAGACCCCCACCGCCACGGCCGAGCGCCGCGCCCAGGCTCCCATCGTGATCGCCCACCGCGGCGCCTCCGCCCACCGCCCCGAGCACACGCTCCTGTCGTACGAGGCCGCCATCGCGATGGGCGCCGACTACATCGAGCCCGACCTGGTCTCCACCAAGGACCACGTCCTGGTGGCCAGGCACGAGAACGAGATCTCCGGCACCACCGACGTGGCCGCCCGCCCCGAGTTCGCCGGCAGGCGCACCACCAAGACGGTGGACGGCCGGCCGATCACCGGCTGGTTCACCGAGGACTTCACGCTGGCCGAGCTGAAGACGCTGCGGGCCAAGGAGCGGGTGCCCGACCTGCGGCCGGACAACACGGCGTTCGACGGGCTGGCCGAGATCCCGACGTTCGAGGAGGTCGTGAAGCTGGCGCTGGCGCACGGCGTCGGCGTCTACCCGGAGACCAAGCACCCCACCTACTTCGACTCCATCGGCCTGTCGCTGGAGGAGCCGCTGCTCGACGTGCTGAACCGGTATCGGGTGCGCAAGGCGTACATCCAGTCGTTCGAGACGGCGAACCTGCGTGACCTGCGCGGCAGGACGCGGCTGCCGCTGATCCAGCTCATCACCTTCGGCGGCGCGCCCTACGACTGGGTGGCGGCCGGCAGCACCCGCACCTACGACGACATGGTCAGGCCGGAGGGGCTGCGCGAGGTCGCCACCTACGCGAGCGGGATCGGCGTGGACACCAGGCGCATCGTGCCGGTGGACGCCTCGGGCGCGACGACCGCGCCCACCACCCTCGTCGCGGACGCCCACCGCAGGCGGCTGGACGTGCACGTGTGGACGATCCGCAACGAGAACTCGCAGCTGCCCGCCGACTACCGGCTCGGCAACCCGGCCAGCCCCGTCTACCCGAGGGCGACGGGGAACGTGATGGGCTGGCTGTCCAGGCTGCTGGAGCTGGGCATCGACGGCGCGTTCTGCGACGACCCGTCGATGGGCAGGGCTGTGATGTCCGAGCGCTCGGCCTGA
- a CDS encoding helix-turn-helix transcriptional regulator, whose product MLEAIGLGRQDEEVYDALVRRTQATAAEIVADCHLPPPAARRALQSLVGLGLATRSTGRPVRYVAVPPDSGLEAILRERERELGDVRTHIRALMDVYRAGTRFAHPGELIEVVSGREEVNHRWVRMQQDTRVQMRGFDRPPYAAPQEHTEPNPVELQLLRQGVKYRVIYDVSVLELPGWLDDVTAGLQHGEQARIAAVPMKLGISDDRLAIIPLLRAGDSVVSASYLIHPSPLLDALVALFEALWERSRPVRLTGGEPERDLSQEEERLLTLLAAGATDKAASRALGWSERTVQRHLGKLMRRLGAQTRFQVAMEATRRGWI is encoded by the coding sequence ATGCTGGAGGCCATCGGACTCGGCCGGCAGGACGAGGAGGTCTACGACGCGCTCGTCCGCCGCACCCAGGCGACGGCCGCGGAGATCGTCGCCGACTGCCACCTGCCGCCCCCGGCCGCCCGGCGCGCCCTGCAGTCGCTGGTCGGGCTGGGCCTGGCCACCCGCTCGACGGGCCGGCCCGTCCGCTACGTCGCCGTCCCGCCGGACAGCGGCCTGGAGGCCATCCTGCGCGAGCGCGAGCGGGAACTGGGCGACGTGCGCACGCACATCCGCGCGCTCATGGACGTCTACCGCGCGGGCACCCGCTTCGCCCACCCCGGCGAGCTGATCGAGGTGGTCTCGGGGCGCGAGGAGGTCAACCACCGGTGGGTGCGGATGCAGCAGGACACGCGGGTGCAGATGCGCGGCTTCGACCGCCCGCCGTACGCCGCGCCGCAGGAGCACACCGAGCCGAACCCGGTCGAGCTTCAGCTGCTCCGGCAGGGCGTGAAATATCGGGTCATCTACGACGTCAGCGTGCTGGAGCTGCCCGGCTGGCTGGACGACGTCACCGCCGGCCTGCAACACGGGGAGCAGGCCAGGATCGCCGCCGTGCCGATGAAGCTGGGCATCTCCGACGACCGGCTGGCGATCATCCCGCTGCTGCGGGCCGGTGACAGCGTGGTGTCGGCGTCGTACCTGATCCACCCCTCACCGCTGCTCGACGCGCTGGTGGCGCTGTTCGAGGCGCTGTGGGAGCGCAGCCGGCCGGTGCGGCTGACCGGAGGGGAGCCCGAGCGCGACCTGTCGCAGGAGGAGGAGCGGCTGCTGACGCTGCTCGCGGCGGGGGCGACCGACAAGGCCGCCAGCCGGGCGCTGGGGTGGAGCGAGCGGACCGTGCAGCGGCATCTGGGCAAGCTGATGCGGCGGCTGGGGGCGCAGACGCGGTTCCAGGTCGCGATGGAGGCGACCCGGCGCGGCTGGATCTGA
- a CDS encoding S8 family serine peptidase: protein MPLTSRRSAGRRLLAAVLPALLMTSGTFGTIVASPAAAQAVTAGPGSESKIDAKLAEQLKTARGRLEAVVVLRTVQQPPPVASGAEARKTLTAGAEPVQDPVAAFVRSRGDQVVNTFWLKNMILVRATPGTLGALAELDLVERIIPNFTLTAPEPGRAPARLSAGATTWGVAKIGADRVHSERGLTGEGVRVAVLDTGIDVTHPDLKGKLVSADAADPKAPGGWIEFDAEGKPVASEPHDSAYHGTHVAGTIAGGDASGTQIGVAPGAELMAGLVIPGGRGTLAQVVAGMQWALAPYGADGTPAGEPADVVSMSLGAEGYADELIEPARNIYRAGAFPAFAIGNECSPGGSGSPGNVYEAVAVGATDVNDDVPDFSCGGTVKRGDWFDAPAEWPDSYVVPDVSAPGVDVLSAMPGGQYASLNGTSMATPHVSGTVALMLEARPGLTVAAAEEILAGTAVSDDRYGPRPNPRVGQGRIDAYAAVAEAALTSGVRGVVTDGRTRRPLGGVQVARADGRGTKTDANGRFELRLPAGEHTLTLSRFGYRTTSKPFAVKADRLSDVRLELERTRWSTISGRVTYEPTGTGVPGATVTVLDVPDVLTATTDASGRYRIEDVPIGEHRISAHAAGVSRSAPVAVTVGRGRASADVVLPRRPRTERLSLGSDGRQGNHHAWWPELSGDGNVVVYASFASNLADDEDTNGELDIFATDRRTRETTRVSVPSGGGLADAFSLSPTVSADGRFVGFNSGAGNLVPNDTNGLADAFVHDRQTGTTELLSVSADGTPADGLSGPPRFSADGRFAVFDSDAANLVPGDTNGRTDVFLRDRQEGTTRRLSVAQDGTQAAGSSREPTISADGRYVAFQSNADALTPGDTNGLIDAYVLDRQAGTLTRLAVPYPDQETTGPVISAGGNAVAFTNGAGLGELYVQVLGTGKSELVSVTTGGRPAGAMSFAPSITADGGEVAFYSDSSELVAGDTGGRNDVFVRDVAAGTTTRLSTAPDGGEGDGSAHLPSISADGRYVAFESGSANLAEGDTNRRDDVFVHDLVAGPEALFTVSGLEISGSRAVRVRALVTNVGERAGSYEAVLRVDGAEVRRRGVPLAPGRDTRISFDLRDLAAGPHTVELGTLSGRFTVKR, encoded by the coding sequence ATGCCGCTGACCTCCCGCCGTTCCGCCGGGCGGCGCCTGCTCGCCGCCGTCTTACCAGCCCTACTGATGACCTCAGGGACGTTCGGGACGATCGTCGCGAGCCCGGCGGCGGCGCAAGCCGTCACCGCCGGGCCCGGGAGCGAATCCAAGATCGACGCCAAGCTGGCCGAACAGCTGAAGACCGCACGAGGCCGCCTGGAGGCGGTCGTCGTGCTCCGCACCGTCCAGCAGCCGCCGCCCGTCGCCTCCGGCGCCGAGGCCCGCAAGACGCTGACGGCCGGCGCGGAGCCCGTGCAGGACCCCGTGGCCGCGTTCGTGCGCTCGCGCGGCGACCAGGTGGTCAACACCTTCTGGCTGAAGAACATGATCCTGGTCCGGGCCACGCCTGGCACGCTCGGCGCCCTGGCCGAGCTGGACCTGGTCGAGCGCATCATCCCCAACTTCACCCTGACCGCCCCCGAGCCGGGCAGGGCCCCGGCCCGGCTCAGCGCGGGCGCCACGACCTGGGGCGTCGCCAAGATCGGCGCCGACCGGGTGCACAGCGAGCGCGGGCTGACCGGCGAGGGCGTGCGCGTGGCCGTGCTCGACACCGGCATCGACGTCACCCACCCCGACCTGAAGGGCAAGCTCGTCAGCGCCGACGCGGCCGACCCGAAGGCGCCGGGCGGCTGGATCGAGTTCGACGCCGAGGGCAAGCCGGTGGCCAGCGAGCCGCACGACAGCGCCTACCACGGCACGCACGTGGCGGGCACGATCGCGGGCGGCGACGCCTCGGGCACACAGATCGGCGTCGCGCCGGGCGCGGAGCTGATGGCCGGGCTGGTCATCCCCGGCGGCCGGGGCACGCTCGCCCAGGTCGTCGCCGGCATGCAGTGGGCGCTGGCGCCCTACGGGGCGGACGGCACCCCGGCGGGCGAGCCCGCCGACGTCGTCAGCATGTCGCTGGGCGCCGAGGGGTACGCCGACGAGCTGATCGAGCCGGCCAGGAACATCTACCGCGCCGGCGCCTTCCCCGCCTTCGCCATCGGCAACGAGTGCTCGCCAGGCGGCTCGGGCAGCCCCGGCAACGTGTACGAGGCCGTGGCGGTGGGCGCGACCGACGTCAACGACGACGTGCCCGACTTCTCCTGCGGCGGCACGGTCAAGCGCGGCGACTGGTTCGACGCGCCGGCGGAGTGGCCGGACTCCTACGTCGTGCCGGACGTCTCCGCCCCCGGCGTGGACGTGCTGTCGGCCATGCCCGGCGGCCAGTACGCCAGCCTGAACGGCACCTCGATGGCCACCCCGCACGTCTCCGGCACGGTCGCGCTGATGCTGGAGGCCCGCCCCGGCCTGACCGTGGCCGCCGCCGAGGAGATCCTCGCCGGCACCGCGGTCTCCGACGACCGGTACGGCCCCCGCCCGAACCCGCGCGTCGGCCAGGGCCGCATCGACGCCTACGCCGCCGTCGCCGAGGCCGCGCTGACCAGCGGCGTGCGCGGCGTCGTCACCGACGGGCGCACCCGCAGGCCGCTGGGCGGCGTCCAGGTCGCCAGGGCCGACGGCCGCGGCACGAAGACCGACGCGAACGGCCGCTTCGAGCTGCGCCTCCCGGCCGGCGAGCACACGCTGACGCTGTCCAGGTTCGGCTACCGGACGACCTCGAAGCCGTTCGCGGTGAAGGCCGACCGCCTCTCCGACGTGCGGCTGGAGCTGGAGCGCACCCGCTGGAGCACGATCTCGGGACGGGTGACGTACGAGCCGACGGGCACCGGCGTGCCGGGCGCCACGGTCACCGTGCTGGACGTGCCCGACGTGCTGACGGCCACGACCGACGCGAGCGGCCGGTACAGGATCGAGGACGTGCCGATCGGTGAGCACCGGATCTCCGCGCACGCCGCCGGCGTCTCCCGCTCGGCCCCCGTGGCCGTCACCGTCGGCCGGGGCAGGGCGAGCGCCGACGTCGTGCTGCCGCGCCGCCCGCGCACCGAGCGGCTGTCGCTCGGCTCGGACGGGCGGCAGGGCAACCACCACGCGTGGTGGCCGGAGCTGAGCGGCGACGGCAACGTGGTGGTGTACGCCAGCTTCGCCTCCAACCTCGCCGACGACGAGGACACCAACGGCGAGCTGGACATCTTCGCCACCGACCGGCGCACCCGCGAGACCACGCGGGTGTCGGTGCCGAGCGGCGGCGGGCTGGCCGACGCGTTCTCGCTGTCTCCCACGGTGAGCGCGGACGGGCGGTTCGTCGGGTTCAACAGCGGGGCGGGCAACCTCGTACCGAACGACACCAACGGCCTGGCCGACGCGTTCGTGCACGACCGGCAGACCGGCACCACCGAGCTGCTGTCGGTGTCGGCCGACGGCACGCCGGCCGACGGGCTCTCGGGGCCGCCCCGGTTCAGCGCGGACGGCCGGTTCGCGGTCTTCGACAGCGACGCGGCCAACCTCGTACCGGGCGACACGAACGGGCGGACGGACGTCTTCCTGCGCGACCGCCAGGAGGGCACGACCCGGCGCCTGTCGGTCGCCCAGGACGGCACGCAGGCGGCCGGCAGCTCGCGGGAGCCGACGATCAGCGCCGACGGCCGGTACGTGGCCTTCCAGAGCAACGCCGACGCGCTGACCCCCGGTGACACGAACGGGCTGATCGACGCGTACGTGCTGGACCGGCAGGCGGGGACGCTGACGCGGCTCGCGGTGCCCTACCCGGACCAGGAGACCACCGGGCCGGTCATCAGCGCCGGCGGCAACGCCGTGGCCTTCACCAACGGCGCCGGCCTCGGCGAGCTCTACGTCCAGGTGCTCGGCACCGGCAAGTCCGAGCTGGTGTCGGTGACCACCGGCGGCAGGCCGGCGGGGGCCATGTCCTTCGCGCCCTCGATCACCGCGGACGGCGGCGAGGTCGCCTTCTACAGCGACTCCAGTGAGCTGGTCGCCGGGGACACGGGCGGGCGCAACGACGTGTTCGTCCGCGACGTCGCGGCGGGCACCACCACCCGCCTGTCCACCGCCCCCGACGGAGGGGAGGGCGACGGCTCCGCCCACCTGCCGTCGATCAGCGCGGACGGCCGGTACGTGGCCTTCGAGAGCGGCTCGGCGAACCTGGCCGAGGGCGACACCAACCGGCGTGACGACGTGTTCGTGCACGATCTGGTGGCCGGGCCGGAGGCGCTGTTCACGGTGAGCGGCCTGGAGATCTCCGGGTCGCGGGCCGTGCGGGTGCGGGCGCTGGTGACGAACGTGGGTGAGCGGGCGGGCTCGTACGAGGCCGTGCTGCGGGTGGACGGCGCGGAGGTGCGGCGGCGCGGCGTGCCGCTCGCGCCCGGCCGTGACACGCGGATCTCGTTCGACCTGCGGGACCTCGCGGCGGGCCCGCACACCGTCGAGCTGGGGACGCTGAGCGGGCGGTTCACGGTGAAACGCTGA
- a CDS encoding DUF1206 domain-containing protein — MNTAQQAGREAKAATQRATRSRPMAVLTRVGLACRGVLYALIGVVALQIGLGQGSGEEADKAGAISTLAGLPFSEVLLWTMVAGFVALALWQASEALFGGGKPFERAEAVARVGVYVLVVYTLWSVITSGKAASDDQKSQDATAKLLDLPGGQWIVGAIGLGLVALGVYWIHRGATKGFREELDQGRMSPKAGKVMDRLGVGGYAARGAIAGMAGIFVIYAAITHDADKAGGIDATLRQFAETPVGPSLLVVVALGVLLFAGYCFGESRWRRT; from the coding sequence GTGAATACCGCGCAACAGGCGGGGCGTGAGGCGAAGGCCGCGACGCAGCGCGCGACGCGCAGCCGGCCCATGGCCGTGCTGACCAGGGTGGGCCTGGCCTGCCGCGGCGTGCTGTACGCACTGATCGGCGTGGTGGCCCTGCAGATCGGCCTCGGCCAGGGGTCGGGCGAAGAGGCGGACAAGGCCGGAGCCATCAGCACCTTAGCCGGGCTGCCGTTCAGCGAGGTGCTGTTGTGGACCATGGTCGCGGGCTTCGTGGCGCTGGCCCTGTGGCAGGCGTCCGAGGCGCTGTTCGGCGGCGGCAAGCCGTTCGAGCGGGCCGAGGCGGTCGCCCGGGTGGGCGTCTACGTCCTGGTCGTCTACACGCTGTGGAGCGTGATCACCTCGGGCAAGGCCGCCTCCGACGACCAGAAGTCGCAGGACGCGACGGCCAAGCTGCTCGACCTGCCCGGCGGGCAGTGGATCGTGGGCGCGATCGGGCTCGGCCTCGTGGCGCTCGGCGTCTACTGGATCCACCGGGGCGCCACGAAGGGCTTCAGGGAGGAGCTGGACCAGGGGCGGATGTCGCCGAAGGCCGGCAAGGTCATGGACCGGCTCGGGGTCGGCGGGTACGCGGCCCGCGGGGCGATCGCCGGGATGGCCGGGATCTTCGTCATCTACGCGGCGATCACCCACGACGCGGACAAGGCGGGCGGCATCGACGCCACGCTGCGGCAGTTCGCCGAGACCCCGGTGGGGCCGTCGCTGCTCGTGGTGGTGGCGCTGGGTGTGCTGCTGTTCGCCGGGTACTGCTTCGGCGAGTCCCGCTGGCGCCGTACCTGA